A DNA window from Natronosalvus rutilus contains the following coding sequences:
- a CDS encoding class I fructose-bisphosphate aldolase gives MIPIDNSAIVRDGKVVLLAMDHGLEHGPSDFADVPDRFDPSAVFDIATHDAVTTIAVQKGVAERYYPSFEDDVSLLMKLNGTSNLWMGEPDSAVNCSVETAVDIGADAVGFTVYSGSNHEVEMYEEFRDIHERAREYDLPVVMWSYPRGQGVRNDTAPSTVSYAVRIALELGADVTKVKYPGSVEAMAHAVRCAGDVKVIMSGGSKTAEYEFLSTVEAVMEAGANGLAVGRNVWQREDPIELLDALERIVYEGETADAVLERDHPGG, from the coding sequence ATGATTCCGATCGACAACTCCGCGATCGTTCGGGACGGGAAAGTGGTACTCCTGGCGATGGATCACGGTCTCGAGCACGGACCGAGCGACTTCGCGGACGTGCCGGACAGATTCGATCCGTCCGCCGTCTTCGATATCGCGACACACGACGCGGTCACCACAATCGCCGTCCAGAAGGGCGTCGCAGAGAGATATTATCCGAGTTTCGAGGACGACGTATCCCTGTTGATGAAACTCAATGGGACGTCGAACCTGTGGATGGGTGAGCCCGATTCCGCCGTCAACTGCTCGGTCGAGACGGCCGTCGACATCGGGGCGGACGCCGTCGGGTTCACCGTATATAGTGGTTCGAACCACGAAGTCGAGATGTACGAGGAGTTCCGCGACATTCACGAGCGGGCCCGCGAATACGACCTCCCCGTCGTCATGTGGTCGTATCCCCGGGGTCAAGGAGTGAGAAACGACACTGCACCCAGTACGGTTTCCTACGCGGTGCGCATTGCGCTCGAATTAGGTGCCGACGTCACGAAAGTGAAGTATCCAGGTAGCGTGGAAGCGATGGCCCACGCCGTCCGGTGTGCTGGGGACGTGAAAGTCATCATGAGCGGCGGATCGAAGACCGCCGAGTACGAGTTCCTCTCCACCGTCGAGGCCGTGATGGAAGCCGGCGCGAACGGGCTTGCCGTCGGACGAAACGTCTGGCAACGGGAGGATCCGATCGAATTGCTCGATGCTCTCGAGCGAATCGTCTACGAGGGCGAGACCGCCGACGCCGTCCTCGAGCGGGACCACCCCGGCGGGTAA
- a CDS encoding sulfatase family protein has protein sequence MKDSRPNVLLIHGHDLGRYLGCYDVDIDTPRIDALADEGALFDRHFATAPQCSPSRGSLMTGRFPHVNGLMGLAHGNWELHDDERILPQYLSDAGYETHLFGLQHITQDTDRLEYDHVHSEGNLYPGVSPSVHQANRARNVASVVASFFEKSAYAAPFFASIGFFECHRVEEKNGRFGFDADYYQGDEPESVRPLPYLPDRRGIRQDLAEMHGMVYAVDDAVGTILDALAATGIDEETLVIFTTEHGIAFPRAKGTCYDAGIETALVIRYPGVVDAGRRYDDLVSNIDVLPTVLDLVNVDDSAAIDGRSVAALIADDAGEYDKRDQIFAEMTWHDVYNPIRAIRTDRYKYIRNFWHLPTVYLPTDIFASESGREVREADGVPSRQYEELYDLRDAPQEDDNVVYEPRYQDVRRDLSRQLYGWMDETEDPLLDGPVVPGDYGEILSWPHDNS, from the coding sequence ATGAAAGATTCGCGACCGAACGTGCTGTTGATACACGGACACGACCTCGGACGGTATCTCGGGTGTTACGACGTCGACATTGACACGCCGCGTATCGACGCACTCGCGGACGAAGGAGCGCTGTTCGATCGACACTTCGCGACCGCTCCGCAGTGTTCACCGAGCCGGGGGAGCCTCATGACCGGGCGGTTCCCGCACGTCAACGGATTGATGGGACTCGCACATGGTAACTGGGAACTCCATGACGACGAACGGATTCTCCCGCAGTATCTCAGCGACGCTGGCTACGAGACGCACCTGTTCGGCCTCCAGCACATCACGCAGGATACAGATCGGCTCGAATACGATCACGTTCACTCCGAGGGGAACCTGTATCCCGGCGTCTCTCCGTCGGTCCACCAGGCCAATCGAGCCCGTAACGTCGCGTCGGTCGTCGCGTCGTTCTTTGAAAAGTCGGCGTACGCCGCGCCGTTTTTCGCGTCAATCGGCTTCTTCGAGTGTCACCGAGTCGAAGAGAAGAACGGTCGATTCGGATTCGACGCCGACTATTACCAGGGCGACGAACCTGAATCGGTCCGCCCACTCCCATACCTTCCTGACCGCCGGGGGATTAGACAGGACCTCGCGGAAATGCACGGCATGGTGTACGCCGTCGACGACGCAGTCGGGACCATCCTCGATGCGCTCGCTGCCACCGGTATCGACGAGGAAACGCTCGTGATCTTCACCACCGAACACGGCATCGCGTTTCCGCGCGCGAAAGGCACATGCTACGACGCCGGAATCGAGACTGCACTGGTGATACGCTATCCGGGCGTCGTTGATGCCGGTCGGCGGTACGACGACCTGGTGAGCAACATCGACGTCTTACCCACGGTTCTTGATCTCGTGAACGTAGATGACTCTGCGGCGATCGACGGCCGGAGCGTGGCCGCCCTGATTGCCGATGACGCGGGGGAATATGACAAGCGGGATCAGATCTTCGCAGAGATGACCTGGCACGACGTGTATAATCCGATCCGCGCGATAAGGACCGACCGCTACAAGTACATCCGGAACTTCTGGCATCTTCCCACCGTCTATCTGCCAACGGATATTTTCGCGAGCGAGTCCGGTCGCGAGGTCCGCGAAGCGGACGGGGTGCCGTCCAGGCAGTACGAGGAACTGTACGATCTCCGAGACGCACCCCAGGAGGACGACAACGTCGTGTATGAGCCCCGGTATCAGGATGTTAGACGAGACCTCTCGAGGCAACTCTACGGGTGGATGGACGAAACCGAGGATCCACTACTCGACGGACCCGTTGTTCCAGGCGATTATGGCGAGATTTTGTCGTGGCCGCACGATAACTCGTGA
- a CDS encoding ADP-dependent glucokinase/phosphofructokinase produces MSCIDANIESDVRALEGLSVFVAYNANVDAIVQIDDELESYLERPAAPGEEPPPSPLDSKRDLAAAITHAMAAGRGDEIAMTDAFAGTLESEFEPDSQQLGGQTGIMTNLASLLGASPIMYTYLLSDRQISAFRRPRAVRYPSVENGRVRFVPLDDAVNTERTKINWVFEFAVGNELFDVRATENTRFIAASRPPEFDLHAGDLDSQIDQIGEAVDGALLAGYHNLSSEHLEGSYERTHRHARDVIRRLRSGGELPIHVEYAVTHDDDLRASMYEVILPEANVLGTDTRELALLHDDAGLDAPKERPTEETPFEATEILTHYRMLSALREDLGVDCIRLHAMQYHLAVMDSYLPPESIRRGLAFAAVNAATKAARGDVTAPDDLETGLAYEPSTMGRDAIQLLADHVGEPTDDGTLCTPTVVACPNRVVDDPAGTVGIGDVVSASSFLLELAVTDGIEGEP; encoded by the coding sequence ATGTCATGTATCGACGCAAATATTGAATCAGATGTCCGAGCGCTGGAGGGGCTGTCGGTGTTCGTCGCGTACAACGCGAACGTAGACGCAATCGTCCAGATCGACGACGAGTTGGAATCGTACCTCGAGCGGCCCGCAGCGCCCGGGGAAGAGCCGCCCCCGAGTCCGCTGGATTCGAAACGCGATCTCGCCGCGGCGATCACGCACGCGATGGCGGCCGGACGGGGCGACGAAATCGCGATGACGGACGCGTTCGCCGGCACGCTCGAGTCGGAGTTCGAACCCGACAGCCAGCAGCTAGGCGGGCAGACGGGAATCATGACTAACCTCGCCTCTTTGCTGGGGGCCTCGCCGATCATGTACACCTACTTGCTGTCGGACCGACAGATTTCGGCGTTTCGACGACCCAGGGCGGTGCGGTATCCGAGCGTCGAAAACGGCCGGGTACGATTCGTTCCGCTCGATGACGCCGTCAATACCGAGCGAACGAAGATAAACTGGGTGTTCGAGTTCGCTGTGGGTAACGAACTCTTCGACGTTCGCGCCACCGAAAACACCCGATTCATCGCGGCATCGAGGCCGCCGGAGTTCGACCTGCACGCCGGCGATCTCGACTCGCAGATCGACCAGATTGGCGAGGCCGTCGACGGGGCGTTGCTGGCGGGCTACCACAACCTCTCTTCCGAACACCTCGAGGGAAGCTATGAACGGACGCACCGTCACGCGCGGGACGTCATCCGCCGGCTTCGATCCGGCGGTGAGCTACCGATTCACGTCGAGTACGCCGTCACGCACGACGACGACCTCCGGGCGAGCATGTACGAGGTGATCCTTCCGGAAGCGAACGTCCTCGGTACGGACACCCGCGAACTCGCCCTCCTCCACGACGACGCCGGTCTCGACGCCCCGAAGGAGAGACCGACGGAAGAGACGCCGTTCGAAGCCACCGAAATCCTCACCCACTACCGGATGCTCTCCGCGCTGCGAGAGGACCTCGGCGTCGACTGCATCCGGTTACACGCGATGCAGTACCACCTCGCCGTGATGGACTCCTATCTCCCTCCGGAATCCATCCGACGTGGATTGGCGTTCGCCGCCGTTAACGCCGCGACCAAGGCGGCTCGAGGCGACGTCACGGCTCCCGATGACCTCGAGACGGGGCTGGCGTACGAGCCGTCGACGATGGGGCGGGACGCAATCCAACTCCTCGCAGACCACGTCGGCGAACCGACCGACGACGGCACGCTCTGTACGCCGACGGTCGTCGCCTGTCCTAATCGCGTCGTCGACGACCCCGCGGGGACGGTCGGTATCGGCGACGTCGTTTCGGCCTCGAGTTTCCTCCTCGAACTAGCCGTCACCGACGGTATCGAAGGGGAACCGTGA